The segment tgtgtatatatatatatatatatatatatatatatatatatatatatatatatatatatatatatatatatatatatatatatatatatatatatatatatatatatatatatatatatatatatatatatatatatatatatatatatatatatatatatatatatatatatatatatatatatatataatataatataaaatgactgagtacaggccaaaagtttggacatgtgtttgtaatataaaacatgttttatgtactAGTTTCTTCGAAATAGCCAcccagtatagctcggttggtagagcggccgtgccagcaacttgagaattccaggttcaatccccgcttccgccatcctagtcactgctgttgtgtccttgggcaagacattttacccacctgctcccagtgccacccacactggtttaaatgtaacttaaatattgggtttcactatgtaaaagtgctttcagtcactagagaaaagctctatataaatataattcacttcactttgcacTGATTATTGTGTTtcatgcacactcttggcattctctcgatgagcttcaagcacacctgtgaagtgaaaaccattttaggtgactGCCTCTTAAAGCTCGtcaagaatgccaagagtgtgcaaagcagtaatcacagTTTGTCTAATATCAAAACAGAAATttccttgtacttgtgcaatggcaACAAAGAGCATACCATACCAAGACAGGCAGGTTCCACCCCAACCTGGaatcttgtcaatttcgttgagaggtcagttgatcaattccattgtttagatttcagagagcagtgcaaaaagaagcAACAAGCAAGTTAagtcaagacaaaacaaagaagcgagCTAAAGGGAGAGGGGAAGGGGAGCGTCCGCCTTCGAAGAGTGCAGGTGAGAATAATAACATAAAGACCACACGTGTGAAAAATAGGCCATACATTTTTTGcttgaagaaaacaaaaaaaacaatatgatttttttttaataagtataCATAATTGTACAtataaaaagtcaggcttttggCAGCGTCACCAtccttgagtcacttgagaagagcgctatccatccatttcctaccgtttgtcccttttgaggtcgcgggggggtgcttacataaatataattcacttcacacgtcAAAGTGGTGCACTCAGTAAAATATGAATTCATGAGGGTCACAGTAATCCTTATGGTCCAgttcatctttaaaaaaaaataaataaatgtctgtgtTTATTCCATTTCAACAACATGAACACATCACTTTTAGCTTtggcttgttagcattagcattgggTTTTGTAACACAAAAGGCGTGTCACTGACTAATTTTACAGCGTGTAACAAATAGGAAATATTTGATGTTTACCTTCATTCCACATGTTTACTACCTCCTCCGTATCTCAAACATTGACGTTTAGAAATCTGGCGGAATACTTTGTTCTTCTGTAAATGGATTTAAAAGCGTCTGTCCTCTTCTCGTAGTTTTGTGTATCTAAATTAGGTAATTTACAACATGAAACTGCACACTGCCGTATTTCcctgactatagagcgcaccggcatataagccgcacccattaAATCTTtaaagaaatttttttttttccatatattagctgaaCTATAAGTTccatatacgttgtgaaatgagttatttacacaaatatttttatttgcataccttaattgtttgtaaacagtgtctgtaacacagcagtaaaacggctgatcaaataaaacagaagtcatcgtcattgacccacgagctgcgcgagctagctctccaatcagctaaacagactcaaaaactccatGGTGACGTCTTGCTGAATTTCCGAAAAACTGAAAAACCCCAAAAAGAATGGCAGTATAAGTCAATAACACTCACTTGATCTACATTATAGGAGCATGTAAAAATTTGCACAAAAACACTCCTTTTACACATAGGAGGGTTTAGTAAGTAagtattgttttagttatattgtaaaacttacaaacgttgcttggggtGATGAATAAAAAGTCCATACAACTAGACAGGCTATAAGACGGAATGGCACTTCTACTtctggttgaaagcactaaatggaaggacttCAGTGAGTGAACTCATCCAAAAAATGGAGCAATAGCACAAACACGGCTTTTTagcgtatttatttttttgttgttgttttttcatttaaCTTCTTGCATTATGGCCGTCGGCAAAGAAAAATCCTCAAATTCCcctcaccgttttataagccggaGGGTTCAAAGTGTATGAAAGAAGAAGCGCCGTGTGGTCCTGAATTTCTGGTATTAACAACGGGAGTTGGTATCAGCCCTGAAAAGAAGCACACGTAGTTACAGTCTGCTCTCTCACCCAaggtatttaatatgaataaggAGGAGAGGCCACATAACGTGACTAAACACTGAGGTGAGTTTCATAAGTCTTGGCTATTATTTAGGTCAAAGTTATGACGTCTCATGTAACTGCATTAGTCAGACTCTGCTCGTTCAAAGTGTGCTTTGGTCACCAAACACAATGTTCTCGTCTAGAATGTTCCCTCCTCACCGCAAACCATTTATTTACTTGcaacgtttttgttttgtttttagattACAAAAAGGTTATCCTCATTTCTTCCAAAGCCCTCCTACAAATGATGCCGTGTCAGATATTTGTGCTCCAGGATCAACACTGATGCATGCCAGTGTTCCTTCGCCAGGCGGCAAGGGCCCGTACGGTCTGGCGTCTGACACGTGGCGGCCACGCGTGATGACACCGTCTGTGTCTTGTTTACTACCACCACATGCCACTGCCGCTCATTCAAGGAAACGCCAAAGCCAAATATCAGATTGTAGCTCATTAGGGCTGTCAATCTCTGGGCACCACACCATTCCATTCAGAATCATCATTTAAAACAAACCAAGTCGTTACTTTTTAATTACATTAGGTGCCAATTCTCTGATTAAATACATTCCCCTGTAAAATAGataacagctctgataaatgtatgtattacTTAAAAGATACTTGGTTTTGTTAATAAAATTCTAGCCAaacatttgataaagtcaaataagGCAAAAATAATTTAATAGTCAAATAAGGCAAAAAGAAGTATCCAATACTTCTCtcttttcttatatatatatgtgtatgtacatatatatataatatatatatatatatatatacatacatacacagactCATAttgctgtgtaaataactcagtccatgacgatgacttctgttttgttcattCAGCTGTTTTACTGCGGTTTGGAAATAATACaggtatgaaaataaatatttgcattaacattttttttatataaataataggggtgtaacggtacacaaaaatttcggtttggtacgtacctcggtttagaggtcacggttcggttaattttcggtacagtaagaaaacaaatatacttttttgggggggttatttaccaaatttgtaaacaatggcataacgtacatatacacacacagggtccattggcaaggttaatgtggtcaacatttatagaataaaaactaaataagataaggctcagggTGGTTTCATAAAAAAACCTTTCTACTTATGAAgtgcttttttttgattgattgagacttttattagtagattgcacagtacagtacatattatgtacaattgaccactgaatgcaaacaccccaattgaagtcggggtccaccttcatcaacacCACCccaagcctggctaacttggccaTCATGTCCATGACTGGCCTTTTTCAAATCGTGTTATACCGTTCACTTATCAGTAGCtgtagtttgaccctggaacagatgaaATGATTGGTTTAAAGCAGCGCGTGATGGACCACAGGCTCCGTCGGACTGGAACGTGCTCCGTGCAAGTGGCGGCTGTAATAAAAGGCTCCCTGCAGATACCATCGTGTCGATCATGTTGCGCGCGTGGCCTCACTCGCCGCTGCCACCACCACGTGACTCCACGCCGCGTGTCACCTCACCACGCCGCGTGGCCTACTTCTGTCCAACCTGACCCCGCTCCTCTCCTGTCTCTTTGTGCACAGCGCCCCCCTCAGGCAGGCTGCTGTGCCAGCGGGCCGAGCTGCACCTGGAGATGGAGAGCTGCACCCAGGCTCTGCAGGACGCCAGCAGCCTCTGCAGGATGAAGCCTCTCTGGCCCAGGGTGAGAGCAATATTCTTTCATCAGCTCCTTTTCTTAAGTTTTAAAGACAGTAAACACATTCTATTAGTGGGGCTTATGTTCCAAGACCCTACTCTTGGCTTAAAATGCTACTGTAAATCATTTTAAATGCACTTTTACACAAATAGTTTTGTACAGTTGCACATGGCATCTTGTCAAagacagcgccctctgctggattcATAGCTGCGGCACAGTTTGCTATGCAAATGTCGCCAGCAAACAACTTTGAATTGAAGTTAATATTTAAATCAAACAGATAATGTGTAAATATGGGTTGAGTGTGGGGGGATAGTCAGCTTTCTAACTTGCAGTCCTGAATGTGGTTGTTGAGTGAGAGTGCTCCAAATTGCCAGTTTTATTTATCCCATTCTAAATGAATTCatggttttcaaaaataaatgggaaaaatgtttacatttgatGCACCACAAAATACCAAATGattatattttaatattaataatttattttatcattttatctATCAATAATtagaaataaatatttacatttatagtAATGATTATATACTTATTATATTTCAATTATATAATTTTAAAAACatctatatattacatatactaaATATAAAATTTCTAGTTTATaatcaaaataaatatttaattttaaatataatatacGGTATTATATAATACAAACAATTGTGAGAATCTGTTTGAAgcaattctgaatcaaattgtcaccCCAAGAATAGTGGGTGGGGTGGGAGGGGGGGATGTGTACGTTTGATGCACCACAAAATaccaaattattatattttaatttaagtataaattatttattattttaacaatcaattacaaataaatattaattattgtactaatgattatttatacacacacacatatatatatatatatacgtatgtatattagggatgtcccgatccaggtttttgcacttccgatccgataccgatatggTTTTTGCACTtacgatccgataccgatactggcctatccgagcatttattacaatttaaagttatttagcctacttagttgtcagattcatgctgaaaagtattttagtactcttgataacaaccagccagctgaattaggtgagtttgagtaatacacaatagttggtattcaaggataaacacaaattatcagaaattatacatgacaaagagaaatggcatcattaaacagtaaaaaagtgaacagtataaagtgcaaataaggctgtaaacattattaaaaaaagcaaaagacacaaacaacctgagtgggataaaatgtctataactcagcatcaatacttgctcttggacaagtgtaaataaaaaaaatatatatatatatatatccacattcccttcaattgttttccccagtcagggggggcaaacaCTTGACGTCCAAGCATAAtagggagattctttctaacatagacgagcacttcaagatgctcaggtgtcagccagctcctgtgttcatctatgatgaatgctgaaaagcctctcactcgcaagattcatgaaaatgtcttacaactttaccaccacgcttgactttattgtggcatgttttgcactccacctcttcatctttttcgttttgtaggataaaataatcccacacagctgacatttttaccgtaacatttaattcacacggccgtctgaacgtttagaacgcagacctgtggatgttttgaaggtgttctggaaaatgcggaacggagtttagggagcagcagaagagtggaatgtattattttaaATCGGTGTGTTGGGAAACACGGACTGGAGTTTtattaaaaactggatctggatcggcattttcccacgccttgccgatacgcatttttttggCAAATTTCGGCGGCTGATCCGATCAAAATATCGgattgggacaaccctagtgtgtgtgtgtgtgtgtgtgtgtgtgtgtgtgtgtgtgtgtgtgtgtgtgtgtgtgtgtgtgtgtgtgtgtgtgtgtgtgtgtgtgtgtgtgtgtgtgtgtgtgtgtgtgtgtgtgtgtgtgtgtgtgtgtgtgtgtatatgtgtgtgtatatatatatatatgtgtgtgtgtatatatatatatatatatatatatgtgtgtatatatatatatgtgtgtatatatatatatatatatatatatgtgtgtatatatatatatatatatatatgtgtatatatatgtatatatatatgtgtatatatatgtatatataatttcaatcatataattttaaaaacattaatatatatagtagatttaaaataaatatttaattacaaaaaaagtactatataatataaacaaataagTACAATtttgagaatagattctgaatcgaattgtcaccccaagaatcgtAAGTGAGGCAAAAATTCTTGTAATATTTACGTTTGGTACCACATAGTTTACAGTTTTATGTTGACACCCAAAACGTTCTTTCCTTTTACAATCCGTGTTAAATTGCTTTGAGTCTCTGgagaaaagtgctacataaatacAAGGGGGTAAGAAATCAGAAGATGCCTGGTCTTGTCCCAACATGCAAAGGAGCCGTGATGATGAGTGTGCTCTTCCTCCAGGCTCACTACCTGAAGGCCACCACGCTGAGTCGAGCGGGTCGCAACGACGAGGCCTTGCAGGAGTACTTCCTGTGTGTGGCGCTCAAGCCCAACTGGACCAAAGTCAAGCTGGAGGCTCAGAAGGTAAGAACAGCTCCATCCTGTGTCCGCATCATCCGCCGGCTTCACGCTCACCTCGCCGCTTTCTTTCGTTTGTTTTAACCGCTCAGGTCCTCAGCCAACTCTTCTCCTCCGTGTTCGAGAACCAAGACGTGCCCACGCCGCTGCACCCGCTGCAGGGCGGCACGGCCACACGCCTCTTCAAGCCGCCCGCCCTGCTGAGGTCGCTCAGCCCGCTCACACAGCCTTCATCCTCACAGGTGAGTCCTCTCACAGCAGCAGCACACTTCCTGCCCCCTTCACAATAAGGCCACAAAATACAGGCTTGCTTTAAAGCTCTTATTTTATAGCTTTACTATGCTTTGACTTGAGATACTGGTCCAAAGATGTGTTGCACCAATACATGTGAGGATGTTTCATTTTATGCATCACACGACAAGCTGGAAAAATAAGTCTCAATGTGAACAGAAttgtattgttgttattattatttgttgtttcaaatcatatttcaagtgattttaatatccatccacATAATGGTGATCGCTTTGTGCCTGGTCTAACTTCAAGCCCATGGCAAAGcaattattatgatgatgacatGATCTTATATCTCTTACATGTGTCCAGGACTCTGACTTGTGCGGGACTACAAGCTCCTCTGAGGACCAGCCGTCCTCCAGACTCTCTCTGGTCCCCGCTGAGACCACCGAGGGCAGCAAGAGTCTGGCTGCTGTCCTGGCCTCAGTCGCAGCGCCCCCTAGTGGTCTGAAGAGGAAGCAAAGTGAGGACGCAGCCCCGCACCCTCCTGCCAAGCTGCTCAAATCTGGTAGGGTTCATGTATTTTGCAGATGGGACAAAAACAGAGTAGCGAGTGCTAAAAAGAAgtcaaaaatatgtatattttttaaaaacggtacaaaaaggtgtgtgtgtgtgttgaaagtGACGTAAGAGCAAGGTTAACAGAGAAGCCACTAGATGGCAAAAGAGAATGTTTCAGGACATAACAGGTTTATGTTTTTGTCCCACAGCCGAGCGGAGCGGCGTGAGGACGTCAGCAGGAAGTGTCAGTGTTCCACTGGAGCTGTTGGACAGCGGTGACATGGAGTGTTCTCTTTGCATGAGGTGATTGTCTGTCTGCCAGCTGCCATTGTCCCGATTGATGCCGTGTCGCCAACCGCCTCCTTTTGCTCCTCCAGGTTGTTCTACGAGCCGGTGGCCACGCCCTGCGGACACACCTTCTGCCTCAAGTGTCTGGAGCGCTGCCTGGACCACACCCCCAACTGTCCTCTGTGCAAGGAGAACCTATCTGAGGTGAGTCTTCTCCTCAGACAACATTTTTGCTTCTGCTGAGCTCTGAGCTCACCATCTTGTCTTGGCTAGTGTCTGGCAACCCGAGGATACAACAAGACGCTGCTGATGGAGGAGGTGCTGCTGCGCTACCTCAGCAAGGAGCTGGCGGAGAGGAAGACCATCCACGAGGAGGAGATGAAGGAGCTCTCCAAGTCAGTCTTCCACTGACGTCATGCCTGTCCCCCTTTGTTCCATGTTGCTCATCTTCTTTGTCCTGCAGCCTGACGCAGGAAGTGCCCATCTTTGTGTGCACCATGGCCTTCCCCACCATCCCCTGCCCGCTGCACGTCTTCGAGCCCCGCTACCGCCTCATGATCCGCCGCTCCATGGAGACGGGCACCAAGCAGTTTGGCATGTGCATCGCCGACCAGCTCAAAGGCTTCGCCGACTACGGCTGCATGCTCCAGGTGACATCATTTCTTTCCCAAGTGACATAAAGAACATTGTAACCCTAAACAAATAACAATCAAACAGAAATATCATATTTGTTTGTAtgtgaagaaaaaatatttttatatattttgttaGTTTTTCCAAATATAACCTTTGTGAAAGTGACAAAAAGAACactaacgtaaaaaaaaaatgtatgggaaaaaaactacaaaatatatatattttttattataaatgcaaacaaattatgacaaaaagtagtgtaaaatgtgtaaatacaattaatataaattttaagaggaatgttttcatATATTTTGTTAATTTCACATCTATAACCTTTGTGAAAAGGACGAAGAGCATCGTAACGctaaacaaataaaaatcagttaaaaaaactaacaaaatatataaatcttttttttttaatatatgtatattttctttattaaaaaaaaatatatatacatttattattttttgttaaaaaaaataaatatatatatatattatatatatactttttttgtattatttttttattttgtcaattttttaaaatttaatctTTGTGAAAGTGACAAAAAGAACACTaacattaaaacacatttttatagaaAAAACAGTACAATTAAATTGTAAATGCCAAACAATAATATAAAAGcagtataaaatatataaatacaaatatttttaattttaagaaaaaagttgtcattttttgTTAGTTTCTCAAATATAACATTTGTGTGAGTGACGAGTTTTGCTcactgcaaacaaaacaaaaataaagtacaaaaaatatatataaatcttTTTTACAATTAGCATTTATGAAAGGGACAAAATGAGCTTAGTAAATGCTTGAAGacacataaaataaaaactaatataCAAATTATTGGAACTTAGAAATACATTTAAAGAAGTAATAAAGTTTTCATATATTTAGTTAGTTTTCCAAATATAGcgttagttaaaggcctactgaaagccactactagccaccacacagtctgatagtttatatatgaatgatgaaatattaacattgcaacacatgccaatacggccgctttagtttactaaattacaattttaaatttcccgggagtttttccttgataatgtcgtgtaatgatgacgtgtaggcgtgacgtcacggactgttaggaaatatgagcgctgcacacacacacagctaaaagtcgtctgctttaatggcataattacacagtgttttggagctctgtgttgctgaatcttttgcaatttttctcagtctgaataactgtttttgttggaggctcccattaaaatcaaagtgaatatgtgaggagccatcaacatgtgacgtcatcgtcagcgacttctggtagaggcaaggCTATTGTCTTAACTCCgacagttgccaactttatcttggatgttctctactaaatcctttcagcaaaaatatggcaatatcgctaaatgatgaagtatgacacatagaatggagctgctatccccgtttaaataagaacatctcattttagtaggcctttagagttacaaaaagagcgtaaaaaataaaaaaatcgtatttaaacagaaaaaaaaattaccggtaatagaaatgcatttttaatttTAGGACAATAGGTTTTATGTAGTTTGTTGATTTCTCAACTACAGAAGTGTGAAAGTGACTGCaattaaaatatacatatatttattgagaaaaaaaattcaaaattataaatacaaaaaataactaaacggtgtaaaattaataattattttttacttaTGTTAAGAAACAATATATTTTGTTAGTTTTTCAAATATAACAAAATGTGAAattgagaaaaataaaaaagatgtaCAAAAAATTTAAGGAAAACAAATTCATTGAAAAAAGTAAATCATATTTCccagttagttagttagtgacTCTGCCAAGAACATAAGTCAGTGTAAGAAGAACAGACCTAAAAGAACATAAGTCAGTGTAAGAAGAACAGACCTAAAAGAACATAAGTCAGTGTAAGAAGAATCAGACAGACCTAAAAGAACATAAGTCAGTGTAAGAAGAGCAGACCTAAAAGAACATAAGTCAGTGTAAGAATAGCAGACCTAAAAGAACATGAGTCAGTGTAAGAAGAGCAGACCTAAAAGAACATAAGTCAGTGTAAGAAGAGCAGACCTAAAAGAACATAAGTCAGTGTAAGAAGAGCAGACCTAAAAGAACATAAGTCAGTGTAAGAAGAGCAGACCTAAAAGAACATAAGTCAGTGTAAGAAAAGCAGACCTAAAAGAACATAAGTCAGTGTAAGAAGAGCAGACCTAAAAGAACATAAGTCAGTGTAAGAAGAGCAGACCTAAAAGAACATAAGTCAGTGTAAGAAGAGCAGACCTAAAAGAACATAAGTCAGT is part of the Nerophis ophidion isolate RoL-2023_Sa linkage group LG13, RoL_Noph_v1.0, whole genome shotgun sequence genome and harbors:
- the lonrf2 gene encoding LON peptidase N-terminal domain and RING finger protein 2 isoform X2, whose product is MEVSSHPAAPGICPEMLEVAEEANRAGDFSLAAEIYSSQLSGLQQPDRGLCLRKADSLARAGRISEALDSYCTAAGLGQLRPEELTLLVESIARSLRDKEPGLGGDEEEEDDGECAGSEILDLFSCGLCRRLLHEPSTVECGHTFCRRCLDTDSVTDCVHCKQALVRKEGLPNGRRLNVVLSSLLDKLFATESQARRLWMEGEVLWHNRDLTGALHKYDEAVDLAPPSGRLLCQRAELHLEMESCTQALQDASSLCRMKPLWPRAHYLKATTLSRAGRNDEALQEYFLCVALKPNWTKVKLEAQKVLSQLFSSVFENQDVPTPLHPLQGGTATRLFKPPALLRSLSPLTQPSSSQDSDLCGTTSSSEDQPSSRLSLVPAETTEGSKSLAAVLASVAAPPSGLKRKQSEDAAPHPPAKLLKSAERSGVRTSAGSVSVPLELLDSGDMECSLCMRLFYEPVATPCGHTFCLKCLERCLDHTPNCPLCKENLSECLATRGYNKTLLMEEVLLRYLSKELAERKTIHEEEMKELSNLTQEVPIFVCTMAFPTIPCPLHVFEPRYRLMIRRSMETGTKQFGMCIADQLKGFADYGCMLQVQDVKFFPDGRSVVETVGVSRFKVLSHGQRDGYHTAKIEYLEDKKVEGEELSELLKLHDAVYDQANNWFTSLKDNMKSQILSHFGHLPGKDPNPQASPSGILI